A part of Hymenobacter swuensis DY53 genomic DNA contains:
- a CDS encoding SDR family NAD(P)-dependent oxidoreductase, whose translation MRTAKIALLTGGSRGLGKDMVLKLAQQGIDVILTYRSQQAEAAAVVAAIEALGRRAVALPLNVADTSTFAAFFTQVTNVLVDTFGTDKVDFLINNAGTGLIVPFAETTEAQVDELFNQHFKGVYFLTQRALPLLRDGGRIINITSAAARVAYAGNSVYASVKGALDVLTRQLALELGSGGITVNAVAPGAVFGGGAMQDTPEIRAWVKEVTALGRVAEPDDIGGIVAFLCSDAARWVNGQRLEATGGVVL comes from the coding sequence ATGCGTACTGCCAAAATCGCCCTGCTTACCGGCGGCAGCCGGGGCCTGGGCAAGGACATGGTCCTTAAGCTAGCCCAACAGGGCATCGACGTTATCCTGACCTACCGCAGCCAGCAGGCGGAAGCCGCGGCCGTCGTAGCCGCCATTGAGGCCTTGGGCCGCCGTGCTGTGGCCCTCCCCCTCAATGTAGCCGATACGAGCACCTTTGCAGCCTTCTTCACCCAGGTCACGAACGTGCTGGTAGATACGTTCGGCACTGACAAAGTTGATTTCCTCATCAACAACGCGGGCACGGGCTTAATCGTCCCGTTTGCTGAGACAACCGAGGCGCAGGTTGACGAGTTGTTCAACCAGCACTTCAAGGGCGTGTATTTTCTGACCCAGCGGGCTTTGCCGCTGCTGCGCGACGGGGGCCGCATTATCAACATCACTTCGGCGGCTGCCCGCGTGGCGTATGCCGGCAATTCCGTTTATGCGAGCGTGAAAGGGGCCCTGGATGTACTCACCCGGCAGTTGGCCCTGGAACTGGGCAGCGGCGGCATTACCGTCAATGCCGTCGCGCCCGGGGCCGTATTTGGCGGCGGGGCCATGCAGGACACGCCCGAAATTCGGGCCTGGGTGAAGGAAGTCACGGCGCTAGGCCGCGTGGCCGAGCCGGATGATATCGGCGGTATCGTCGCCTTCCTCTGCTCCGACGCCGCCCGCTGGGTTAACGGCCAGCGCTTAGAAGCCACCGGCGGCGTGGTGCTGTAG